In Nostoc sphaeroides, the genomic window CGATGCTTTGTATTCTACCTCTCGTGGCTATTTAGATGAAGTTTTGCTTCATTGTGGCGTTCAGTTAGAAAGTTTCCACGATTGGAGAGATGTTTTATTTGGGGGTGGAATGCCAGAACCCAAAGGAGAACAGTTAGTTGAGTTAGTAGAAGCAGTAGTGCGCGATCGCGCTGATTTGGGCTTGGCGACGGATGGAGATAGCGATCGCTTTGGCATCGTTGATGAACAAGGAACTGTCCTTACTCCTAATACTGTGCTGTTAGTTCTAGCACGTCATTTAATCAGAAATAAAGGTAAAACTGGCGCGATCGTCCGCACTGTGGCGACAACCCACCTGCTGGATAATTTCGCGGCTAAAAATGGGCTGCAAATTTACGAAACACCAGTTGGTTTTAAATACATCGGCGAAAAAATGCGCGAAACTGCCGTGTTAATTGGTGGAGAAGAATCAGGCGGTTTGAGTATTATTGGACATATTCCCGAAAAAGACGGAGTATTAGCCGATATGCTGGTGGCAGAAGCGATCGCTTATGAAGGCAAACCGCTAAGTCAGATGGTGGCAGAAGCGATCGCCGAGGCCGATGGCCCACTTTACAACAACCGTCTAGACTTGCACCTGTCAGAGGCGCACAAAATCGCCGTCATCGAGTCCTTTACTAGAAATCCACCAACAGACGTAGCAGGAATTAAAGTCAAGGAAGTAGGGCGTAAAGATGGTATTAAGCTCTATTTAGAAGAAGGTAGCTGGGTTTTGCTGCGTCCTTCCGGTACAGAACCCCTGGTGCGCGTCTATCTAGAAACCAACACTCCCGAAAAACTCACTCGAATCGCCCAAGAGTTAGAGATTGCCATTGCTAAACTAGAGGCAGTAGCAGTTTAATCTGCCAGAGTTAGGAATTAAAAGTTAAGAGTTATGAATTAGGAGTTAAGAATTGTTAATTTACAACTCTTAACTCCTCGTTTCTAATTTCGAGCAAAATATAACTCCTAACTTCTATCTCCTAACTTCTCATTTCAATCAAAATATGAAAATCGCGCCTTTTTTGACATCTCTAGTTTTAGCGGTTTGGGTAATTGCGATCGCAATTATTTCAGTCCAAAATGCCACACCCGTATCGTTAAAATTCTTAACATTCCAATCCATTCAGATACCAATGGGTTTAGTGCTGGCTTTTAGTGCTGTTGTCGGGTTAATTGGCATGGCACTGCTGCAACCTCTGTGGGGACTTGCTGGTATTGGGCAGCCTAATTCTCGATTGGAAGACGATGCCGAATTTTTTGTTGATGATGAAGACTTTTGAGGTTTGAATAGCTGTGCAGTATCAAAACATTATTACAATCGAACCAGGAAAACGAGGTGGTAAGCCTTGTATTCGAGGAATGGGAATTACTGTATACGATGTTTTATCTTATCTTGCCTCTGGCATGACCTACGAGGAATTGCTTGATGACTTTCCTTATTTGACACAAGAGGATATTTTGGCTTGCCTAAGCTATGCGGCTGATCGATAAAGGCTATGAGCGCAACTTATAAAGCAGATTTTAATTTGTGGATTGAACAGACAACTCAACTATTGCGATCGCATCGCTGGCATGAAGTTGATGTAGAACATTTGATTGAAGAGGTTGAAGGCTTGGGCAAAAGTGAACGGCGGGGTATTGCTAGTCAACTAACTCGCTTACTCTTGCATTTGCTGAAGTGGCAATATCAACCCCAGCGTCGCTCAGATAGTTGGCTCGATTCTATCACCGATTCTCGCACCCAAATTGAGTTAGCAATAGAAGATAGTCCTAGTCTTAAAAGTTATCCTACAGAGCAACTTGAGGAAAGTTATCAAAGGGCACGTCGGCAAGCAGCCAAGCAAACGGGGATACTTTTATCCGTGTTTCCAGAAGAGTGCCCATATTCTGTAGAGTTAGTGTTGGATGAAGACTGGCTACCGGAAGCAAGCGATATTTAATAACTGTAATTGTGACTGTATTACTTTGGGAATTATATCTGTAGAAGTCTTGGGAGAGGAAACTTGATCACATGGTTAAATACGATTCTTCTGTCATTCAGACAGTAGTAGATCAACTACATAGTAAAGCTAACTTCATCGTCATATTCTATGGAGTAATAGGACTTATCCTCGGATCTTTTATAGTTTTGGGAGAGCGATCGCGCTGTTATAAAATTAAAATTTCCATTCGTGATCTGGATCATCTAAAGCGGCGCGAACAGAAGCTAAATTTGCAAGGTCTTTGAAAGGGCTTGATTTAGCTATTTCTGTGATTGAGTTTAAGGTAAGGGCTAGTTGTTCATTATTGCCGGATGCGATCGCATTATCAACGACAGCAAACAAAGCGCGAAAGTTTTCTGCACGTTCATCAAAAGAGCGATCTAGATACGCCATTAGCAACTCTCGCTGGGCGTTTATCTTGGTGATTGTTTCTTTTTCCCAAGCATCAATCTCTCGTCTCTTTGTCTGTTCTTGTTGGGCAATTATCTTATATTCAGTATAGCCTGAAACCATTAGCTGTAGGCATTCAGCAGGATTTAGGTTAGCGAGTGCAAAAGTAGCTATTTTGTGTACTGACATGTTTAATTTCCTCCCAAAGTACGATACTTTGCTTGGATAGTCGTGCAAGCAGGATTCAGATACCCTTCACTGTCTAAGACAGGAGTTTTCATAATTTCTGCAAGCGCTTTCACCAGAAGTGCTACTTCTTGAAACTTCCTAGCATCGCGATCGCGATTAAAAGGTTGGGCTTCAAGCTCTTGAAGTGCAGATTTAGCACGGTTGTTTAAATTACACACTAAATTAGCCAGTTCCACTGTTCGCCGTTTAACCTGTAATAGAAAATCTTGTGCGGCTTCAATATTGGCAATTTCTATGTTTACCTTAGCTTCATACTCTCGCGCTTTAGTCAAAGCTTCCTCACCCTTACCAGCAAGTTGAAAACCCCCAACCATCAACGCCGGGCCGAGTGTAATACCTCCCAATACAGCACCACCAACCGCCATACTAGTACCACCACCTAACCAAGTTATGGCTCCAGTCCAAGCCGCAGCACCACCAAGTTGTGAAATAGCGACTTCACCAGCCCACAATCCAAAGAACTTGGAAACAGTAACAGTTCCTACACTCCTTGCTAAGGTAACTGCACTAGAACCTGCTGCTGACGCTGCAACAGCTGCTGACATACCACCTTTCACCCACTGTTCAGCTTTGATAACTTCTGTTTTGTACTCCTGAATTTGTTGAGTGGAGATGTCTAAGCCAATTAAAATGTCCAGATTGTTTTGGGAAGCTCGCTGACCAATTCTTTCAATAAAAGCTATAAAGTTTGAAATTGTACTCTGCTTGATACGAAGCTGCATTTGACCATAAACTTCTGCTGATTGGTTGGTAATTTCCCAGGTTGCTTTTAAATTTTGCAAGCTACTTTCGTATTTTTGTTGAGCCTGTTCACCAATTTCCTTTGCCTGATTCATATTGCCAATGCCTTCAGCACCTTTTACTGCTCCGAAGGCTCCAGTAGCCAAAGCAGCAGCGCCCAAAATCAATGGAATCATGAAATACTCCTGATGTGATTAGTATTTGGTTATTACTTGTCTACGGGTTCGCCATAAAAACAAGGCATCACCTTATACTTATGATTCCCGGAGATACCAACTAATGAACATTCAGAAGGTGTAAATTTGAGACTGCGATGAATGCAGTTGTGAATTTTTTTCGTGTGAGTGCGATCGCACAGGGGCTAAAATCTCATAATAGACAAGCGATGTCTACGACGGGCTATTCGGCGAATTATCGCACACTAACCCAACAGCAGCTAAGTTGGGTAATTTTGGGTTAGTTGTAGCTTCAAGTAATCAATAAGGGACTTCCAAGTAAAAAAATATTCCATTGCTATTGTTCACTGTTGACCGTTGACGGTTCACGAGTTTTCAGTCAACAGTCAACAGTCAACAGTCAACGACTTGAATGTGGAATAATTTATTTTTTGGAGTTCCCTAAAGTCCAGAATTTCTGTATCAGTGAGTTGTAGACGCGACGCCGATAGCGTAGCGCAAAGCGAGTCCGCGAGCGTCATAGCCCGTCGTAGACATCGCTTGCTATTACAAAATCTGGTGAATCTATAACAAACTTTCTGGATCAACACCTAGCGCATTGAATCTTTCAATTAACATTTTCACCTGTTGTTCTGCTTCCACCCGTCGCTGTTCTTCAAAAGCTGTGCGTTCTTCCGCTTCCCTGATGCGTTCTTCTGGTGTCAGCAATTTTTGCCCTTCCTCGTCATACCAGTACAGCCACTCCCGCACTATACCTTGATAAATTCCCCGTTCTCGCCCAATTCCTAAACCAATCTCTGGGAGCCAAACGGGATTTCCTGACATTAAGATATATTCCCCATCAACTAGGTGATACACCTCCAAAGGTGTCTTTTTACGCCGAAGCGGACTATATACAACGTAATACAAAATTCCTAATTCTTTGGCATAGAATTCTTTCTTAATGCTATATTCTTCCCGATATATTTGAGAAACAACTTCTAGTGCTAAAATTGGCGGCTTCTTTTCTTCCCACAGCACATAACTTAGGCGCAAGTCCTCATCAACGAAGCGTTTAACTCCTGAGCTGAGAAATCCATCAGGGACAATGGCTGGTTGGTCTGGGTGAGAATAAATACCCATATTAACACCAAAGAACCAATCCCAGCGATCGCACCAAGCCAAAGCCAGTGTCGTTTTCAGCAAGCCGGGAATTAAATTTTGGAGTTCATTATCCACAGCAGTATCATCTGAGTCGGGTAGTTCTTCGGAAGATGGCAAACAATGCAGTGGATTGTAGTTTAACATGAGCGGTTTTGCCAAATTTGATTCTAGATAGATTGTACGTAATCTATTGATGTGCGATCGCACCACG contains:
- a CDS encoding phosphoglucomutase/phosphomannomutase family protein, with translation MSSKIKFGTDGWRGIIADDFTFPNVRKVTRAIATYLDTAYKKDRPVLIAYDTRFLADQFAQTSAQVLADLGWTVKITERDCPTPVIAYNARHLNSAGALMFTASHNPAPYCGIKYIPDYAGPATPEITDTIVANIESASDELPLSNPSGSISIFDPKPDYLQFIYTLLDIKKIKSANLKVKYDALYSTSRGYLDEVLLHCGVQLESFHDWRDVLFGGGMPEPKGEQLVELVEAVVRDRADLGLATDGDSDRFGIVDEQGTVLTPNTVLLVLARHLIRNKGKTGAIVRTVATTHLLDNFAAKNGLQIYETPVGFKYIGEKMRETAVLIGGEESGGLSIIGHIPEKDGVLADMLVAEAIAYEGKPLSQMVAEAIAEADGPLYNNRLDLHLSEAHKIAVIESFTRNPPTDVAGIKVKEVGRKDGIKLYLEEGSWVLLRPSGTEPLVRVYLETNTPEKLTRIAQELEIAIAKLEAVAV
- a CDS encoding LapA family protein, with product MKIAPFLTSLVLAVWVIAIAIISVQNATPVSLKFLTFQSIQIPMGLVLAFSAVVGLIGMALLQPLWGLAGIGQPNSRLEDDAEFFVDDEDF
- a CDS encoding DUF433 domain-containing protein, translating into MQYQNIITIEPGKRGGKPCIRGMGITVYDVLSYLASGMTYEELLDDFPYLTQEDILACLSYAADR
- a CDS encoding DUF29 domain-containing protein is translated as MSATYKADFNLWIEQTTQLLRSHRWHEVDVEHLIEEVEGLGKSERRGIASQLTRLLLHLLKWQYQPQRRSDSWLDSITDSRTQIELAIEDSPSLKSYPTEQLEESYQRARRQAAKQTGILLSVFPEECPYSVELVLDEDWLPEASDI
- a CDS encoding Uma2 family endonuclease, which codes for MLNYNPLHCLPSSEELPDSDDTAVDNELQNLIPGLLKTTLALAWCDRWDWFFGVNMGIYSHPDQPAIVPDGFLSSGVKRFVDEDLRLSYVLWEEKKPPILALEVVSQIYREEYSIKKEFYAKELGILYYVVYSPLRRKKTPLEVYHLVDGEYILMSGNPVWLPEIGLGIGRERGIYQGIVREWLYWYDEEGQKLLTPEERIREAEERTAFEEQRRVEAEQQVKMLIERFNALGVDPESLL